A genome region from Nocardia sp. NBC_00565 includes the following:
- a CDS encoding 50S ribosomal protein bL37 — MGKRGRKKRSRKGNAANHGKRPNA; from the coding sequence ATGGGTAAGCGTGGTCGTAAGAAGCGCAGCCGCAAGGGAAACGCGGCCAACCACGGCAAGCGTCCTAACGCCTGA
- a CDS encoding biotin/lipoyl-binding carrier protein, which produces MAEEVLSELVSVVQQVVVAEGDEVHEGDTLVILESMKMEIPVLAESAGTVSSIGVKEGDAIKAGHLIAVIS; this is translated from the coding sequence ATGGCTGAGGAAGTGCTCTCGGAGCTGGTGTCGGTCGTGCAGCAGGTCGTTGTCGCCGAGGGGGACGAGGTGCACGAGGGCGACACGCTGGTGATTCTCGAGTCCATGAAGATGGAGATTCCGGTGCTGGCCGAGAGTGCGGGCACAGTGAGCTCGATCGGCGTCAAAGAGGGCGATGCGATCAAGGCCGGGCATCTAATCGCCGTCATCTCTTAG